In the Limanda limanda chromosome 1, fLimLim1.1, whole genome shotgun sequence genome, one interval contains:
- the strbp gene encoding spermatid perinuclear RNA-binding protein — MRSFRSFSNDDRHVMAKHSTIYPSSQELEAVQTLVSTVECALKHVSDWLDKSRSDVDSQPANSTEEEDRREEPSEEPVESSNSCSNRESSSSGGVLCGVMRIGLVAKGLLVKGDMDLELVLMCKEKPTQTLLDTVCHHLPTQIEKVTEEKYEVRSSAPEAAILVQTTTEPKLTLKITLTSPTMREDDDEEEEEEEQEEEEEEELEQEEAVENGEDGEEVQEEVKGEVKEKEEEHEKNGQVLGAAAHRVEAEEEEEGEVLDRHRCLLALAALRHAKWFQARVNGLKSCVIVLRILRDMCNRHPVWEPLKGWPLELICEKAIATCNRPLGAGEALRRVMECLASGILLPGGPGLHDPCEKEPTNTLTNMTDQQAEAITFRAQHALRLMAFGQIYKVLEMEPLPSNKPSQKYPWSDKEGLGLKRPYEDGLMDDKDLIKKMKRNLRKVLDSKAIDSNQPMNALMRLNQIRPGLQYRLLSQSGPVHAPVFTMSVDLDGTIYEASGSSKKTAKLHVAVKVLQAMGYPTGFDSDLDPMSSDEKSDGEGKSDTSSHTSNNPTHTSDSSNTLEVRTQGPILTASGKNPVMELNEKRRGLKYELISESGGSHDKRFIMEVEVDGQKFRGAGPNKKVAKASAALAALEKLFSGPNAAAIKKKKILPQTKGALAAAAAASAVAAQVARGRGRAALARGPFVSAAAPGYITQGFGTPYGYSPAAAAAPAYGLPKRMLLLPVMKVPGYPVPHYHFF; from the exons AGGTCGTTCCGGTCCTTCAGTAACGATGACCGCCATGTCATGGCAAAGCACTCCACCATCTACCCGTCTTCTCAAGAGCTGGAGGCAGTTCAGACGCTGGTGTCCACTGTGGAGTGTGCCCTCAAACACGTCTCCGATTGGCTGGATAAGAGCAGAAGTGACGTCGACAGCCAACCAGCAAacagcacagaggaggaagaccgTAGAGAAGAGCCCAGCGAGGAACCAGTGGAATCCAGTAACAGCTGCAG CAACAgggagtccagcagcagcggtggcgtGTTGTGTGGCGTGATGAGGATCGGCCTCGTGGCCAAAGGCCTCCTGGTTAAAGGCGACATGGACCTGGAGCTGGTGCTCATGTGCAAAgagaaacccacacagacattgCTGGACACTGTCTGTCACCATTTACCCACACAGATCGAa AAAGTGACAGAAGAGAAATATGAAGTCAGGAGCTCCGCGCCAGAGGCAGCCATCTTGGTACAAACTACGACAGAACCCAAACTCACGCTGAAGATTACTCTCACCTCACCGACCATGAGGGAGGAtgacgatgaggaggaagaagaggaggagcaggaagaggaggaggaggaggagctggagcaggaagaGGCAGTGGAGAACGgggaggatggagaagaagTGCAGGAGGAAGTAAAGGGGGAAgtaaaggagaaagaggaagagcatGAGAAGAACGGGCAAG TGTTGGGTGCTGCTGCGCACAGagtggaggctgaggaggaggaggagggggaggtgctGGATAGACACAGATGTCTGTTGGCCCTGGCAGCGCTGCGACACGCCAAGTGGTTCCAG gcTCGAGTGAACGGACTCAAGTCCTGCGTAATTGTTCTCAGGATACTTAGAGACATGTGCAATAGACACCCTGTCTGGGAACCTCTAAAAGGATGG CCATTAGAGCTCATCTGCGAGAAGGCGATTGCCACCTGCAACAGACCTCTCGGAGCGGGAGAAGCCCTGCGCCGAGTCATGGAGTGTCTGGCCTCAGGCATTCTGCTCCCAG GTGGTCCAGGTTTGCACGACCCATGTGAGAAAGAGCCAACGAACACACTCACCAACATGACCGACCAGCAGGCTGAAGCCATTACCTTCAGagcacag CATGCTCTCAGACTCATGGCGTTCGGACAGATCTACAAAGTGTTGGAGATGGAGCCCCTCCCCTCAAATAAACCATCACAGAAATACCCCTGGTCTGATAAAGAAG gcttgGGTCTGAAGAGACCATACGAGGATGGACTTATGGACGACAAGGACCTCAttaagaagatgaagaggaatcTGAGGAAAG TCTTGGACAGCAAAGCCATCGACTCCAACCAGCCAATGAACGCCCTGATGCGGCTGAACCAGATCCGGCCGGGGCTTCAGTATCGCCTGCTGTCTCAGTCGGGCCCGGTTCACGCTCCGGTCTTCACCATGTCGGTGGATCTGGATGGAACCATCTACGAAGCATCTGGATCGTCCAAGAAGACGGCCAAGCTCCACGTCGCTGTCAAG GTTCTCCAGGCGATGGGCTACCCGACGGGTTTCGACTCAGACCTGGACCCCATGAGTTCAGATGAGAAGTCGGACGGTGAAGGGAAGAGCGACACGTCCTCACACACGAGCAATAACCCAACTCACACCTCAGACAGCTCCAACACACTGGAG GTGCGAACTCAGGGTCCCATACTGACAGCAAGTGGGAAGAATCCGGTCATGGAGCTGAACGAGAAGAGACGAGGACTCAAATATGAGCTCATCTCTGAAAGTGGAGGCAGCCATGACAAACGTTTCATTATGGAG GTGGAGGTGGACGGGCAGAAGTTTCGCGGGGCAGGCCCCAACAAAAAGGTGGCAAAGGCCAGTGCTGCTCTAGCTGCCCTGGAAAAACTCTTCTCTGGTCCCAACGCAGCTGcaatcaagaagaagaagatactgCCTCAG ACTAAAGGAGCcctggcggcggcggcagcggcctCAGCGGTAGCAGCCCAGGTcgccagaggaagaggaagagcagcactGGCGAGAGGACCCTTCGTCAGTGCAGCTGCACCTGGATACATCACGCAAG GCTTCGGGACGCCATATGGCTACAgccctgctgcagcagctgctcctgcaTACG GTTTGCCCAAGAGAATGCTTCTGTTGCCTGTCATGAAAGTTCCCGGCTACCCCGTCCCCCACTACCACTTCTTTTAG